One Kitasatospora sp. NBC_01287 DNA window includes the following coding sequences:
- a CDS encoding PP2C family protein-serine/threonine phosphatase codes for MRWSARLTGAPWRVAAPAHEDPVALPGPRDPLGAAAALLGPDQQLDLHELYDLRDVLGRLPAPVVITYGARHRLGYANDAYRELFGARTPGEPAEEAMPELAELGLLPLLDQVLRSGRARSVKARSIADPAAVPAGPAGRTRCFNVSCVPLRSTERTAAARDGQPPPAIGVLIYAAEVTDQVAVAGRLREAERRQREAAVTLQRSLLPQKLEQPADLRVAATYQPGGADAAVGGDWYDVIPLRGGRTALVIGDVMGRGLRAAAVMGQLRTAVRAYARLDLPPHQVMALLDDIAMEIDANQIATCVYAVYDPPEDSAAGRSHGGTLTYASAGHLPLMLRSPDGTVLQGEQQNGPPLGTGGGSHTSHSLRLLPGTTGVLYTDGLVERRDQDIDEGLDQLARTLTGAIGAPEVICARLLRAMGVTAEHDDDVAVLAFQLPHRVAEAGALPPGTAGAEAGSEPGVESEVDSAVAEV; via the coding sequence ATGCGCTGGAGTGCGCGGCTCACCGGGGCCCCGTGGCGTGTCGCTGCCCCTGCCCACGAGGACCCGGTCGCGCTGCCCGGCCCGCGCGACCCGCTCGGTGCCGCGGCCGCCCTGCTCGGCCCGGACCAGCAACTCGACCTGCACGAGCTCTACGACCTGCGCGACGTGCTGGGCCGGCTGCCCGCCCCCGTGGTCATCACCTACGGCGCGCGCCACCGGCTCGGCTACGCCAACGACGCCTACCGCGAGCTCTTCGGCGCCCGCACCCCCGGCGAGCCGGCCGAGGAGGCGATGCCGGAACTCGCCGAGCTCGGCCTGCTGCCGCTGCTCGACCAGGTGCTGCGCAGCGGCCGCGCCCGCAGCGTCAAGGCGCGCAGCATCGCCGACCCGGCCGCCGTCCCGGCGGGCCCGGCCGGGCGGACCCGCTGCTTCAACGTCTCCTGCGTGCCGCTGCGCTCCACCGAGCGCACCGCCGCCGCCCGCGACGGCCAGCCGCCCCCGGCCATCGGTGTGCTGATCTACGCCGCCGAGGTGACCGACCAGGTCGCCGTGGCCGGCCGGCTGCGCGAGGCCGAACGCCGCCAGCGTGAGGCCGCCGTCACCCTCCAGCGCAGCCTGCTGCCGCAGAAGCTGGAGCAGCCGGCCGACCTGCGGGTCGCCGCCACCTACCAGCCGGGCGGCGCGGACGCCGCGGTCGGCGGCGACTGGTACGACGTGATCCCACTGCGCGGCGGCCGCACCGCCCTGGTGATCGGGGACGTGATGGGCCGCGGGTTGCGCGCGGCGGCCGTGATGGGCCAGCTGCGCACCGCCGTGCGCGCCTACGCTCGCCTCGACCTGCCACCGCACCAGGTGATGGCCCTGCTCGACGACATCGCCATGGAGATCGACGCCAACCAGATCGCCACCTGCGTCTACGCCGTCTACGACCCTCCCGAGGACTCCGCCGCGGGCCGGTCCCACGGCGGCACCCTCACCTACGCCTCCGCCGGCCACCTGCCGCTGATGCTGCGCAGCCCCGACGGCACCGTCCTGCAGGGCGAGCAGCAGAACGGCCCGCCGCTGGGCACCGGCGGCGGTTCCCACACGTCCCACTCGCTGCGCCTGCTGCCGGGCACCACCGGCGTCCTCTACACGGACGGCCTGGTCGAGCGCCGCGACCAGGACATCGACGAGGGCCTGGACCAGCTCGCCCGCACGCTGACCGGCGCCATCGGAGCCCCCGAGGTGATCTGCGCCCGCCTGCTGCGCGCGATGGGCGTCACGGCGGAGCACGACGACGACGTGGCGGTGCTCGCCTTCCAGCTGCCGCACCGGGTTGCCGAGGCCGGGGCCCTACCGCCCGGCACGGCAGGGGCCGAAGCAGGGAGCGAGCCAGGGGTTGAGTCGGAGGTTGACTCAGCCGTCGCAGAGGTCTAG
- a CDS encoding NAD(P)/FAD-dependent oxidoreductase, translated as MSSGGGTIRILIVGGGCAGLTTAQRLQRELQEELRAGRAEITVIEAAPYLTYRPLLAEVAAGSIDPRHVVVPLRRALPDCRVLTARITRIDHGRRLAWLAPSGGVETELAYDELVLTAGSVSRTRPIPGLAEFGVGFETVGEAVSLRNHVLDQLDLASSTRDPELRDAALTFVFVGAGYGGVGALAELEDMARQALRGYPNIQADDLRWVLVEAGDRILAEADPGLAEHALAQLRERNVDIRLATTLDSAQDRVMALSDGSRFAARTLVWTAGVRPAPVLAATDLPLDEAGRVRCLPTLQAVDADGRALPGAWAAGDCAAVPAADPAGPGAAATATAAAAAADAVGETAGETAGETVGETARGAFCAPNAWHALAQGELLAENLLAVAAGQTPYPYRPARTYASASLGLRRAVAHTRKGSLTGRRAWLLHRARTLRGLPSPDRRVRVLADWLLGALFTREAVSLASVEHPRAEFEAAAGNPES; from the coding sequence ATGTCGAGCGGGGGTGGCACCATCCGGATCCTGATCGTGGGCGGCGGTTGCGCCGGGCTGACCACGGCGCAGCGGCTCCAGCGGGAGCTCCAGGAGGAGCTGCGGGCCGGGCGCGCGGAGATCACCGTGATCGAAGCCGCACCTTACCTGACGTACCGTCCGCTCCTTGCCGAGGTGGCAGCCGGCTCGATCGACCCGCGGCACGTCGTGGTGCCGCTGCGCCGGGCGCTGCCCGACTGCCGGGTGCTCACCGCGCGGATCACCCGGATCGACCACGGGCGCCGACTCGCCTGGCTGGCCCCGAGCGGTGGCGTCGAGACCGAACTGGCCTACGACGAGCTGGTACTGACCGCTGGTTCGGTCTCCCGAACCCGGCCGATCCCGGGCCTGGCCGAGTTCGGCGTGGGCTTCGAGACGGTCGGCGAGGCGGTCTCGCTCCGCAACCACGTGCTCGACCAGCTCGACCTGGCCTCCTCCACCCGCGATCCCGAACTGCGTGACGCCGCGCTGACCTTCGTGTTCGTCGGCGCCGGCTACGGCGGAGTGGGAGCGCTCGCCGAGCTGGAGGACATGGCCCGGCAGGCGCTGCGCGGCTACCCCAACATCCAGGCGGACGACCTGCGGTGGGTGCTGGTCGAGGCCGGCGACCGGATCCTGGCCGAGGCCGATCCCGGGCTCGCCGAGCACGCGCTGGCCCAACTGCGCGAGCGGAACGTGGACATCCGGCTCGCCACCACCCTGGACTCGGCCCAGGACCGGGTGATGGCGCTCTCCGACGGCAGCCGGTTCGCCGCCCGCACCCTGGTCTGGACGGCCGGGGTGCGCCCCGCTCCGGTCCTGGCCGCCACCGACCTGCCGCTCGACGAGGCGGGCCGGGTGCGCTGCCTGCCCACCCTGCAGGCGGTCGACGCCGACGGCCGGGCACTGCCGGGCGCCTGGGCGGCCGGCGACTGCGCGGCGGTGCCCGCTGCGGACCCCGCCGGCCCCGGAGCCGCTGCCACCGCCACCGCCGCAGCCGCAGCCGCTGACGCGGTGGGTGAGACGGCGGGTGAGACGGCGGGTGAGACGGTGGGTGAAACCGCCCGCGGCGCGTTCTGTGCGCCCAACGCGTGGCACGCGCTGGCCCAGGGCGAGCTGCTGGCCGAGAACCTGCTCGCGGTGGCCGCCGGGCAGACGCCGTACCCCTACCGGCCGGCGCGGACCTACGCCTCCGCCTCGCTCGGCCTGCGCCGCGCGGTGGCCCACACCCGCAAGGGCAGCCTGACCGGGCGCCGGGCGTGGTTGCTGCACCGCGCCCGCACGCTGCGCGGCCTGCCCAGCCCGGACCGCCGGGTGCGGGTGCTGGCCGACTGGCTGCTGGGCGCGCTGTTCACCCGGGAGGCGGTATCACTGGCTTCGGTGGAACACCCGCGCGCCGAGTTCGAGGCGGCCGCGGGAAACCCGGAGAGCTGA